The following are encoded in a window of Pseudomonas multiresinivorans genomic DNA:
- a CDS encoding metallophosphoesterase family protein produces MTTSLRIGVIADTHGLLRPEALAALRGCERILHLGDIGPASLLDQLRELAPLDVVRGNNDTDDWAAALPETLLLELGGLRLYLIHDLKQLAIDPVAEGIDVVLAGHSHKPLNEVRNGVLYLNPGSAGPRRFKLPIALAILEIVDGQPRVEMVSLV; encoded by the coding sequence ATGACCACTTCCCTGCGCATCGGCGTCATCGCCGACACCCACGGCCTGCTGCGCCCCGAAGCGCTGGCGGCGCTGCGCGGCTGCGAGCGCATCCTGCACCTGGGCGATATCGGCCCCGCTTCGCTGCTCGATCAACTCCGCGAGCTCGCCCCGCTGGACGTGGTGCGCGGCAACAACGACACCGACGACTGGGCCGCCGCGCTGCCGGAAACGCTGCTGCTGGAGTTGGGTGGACTGCGGCTCTACCTGATCCATGACCTCAAGCAACTGGCCATCGATCCAGTAGCCGAAGGTATCGACGTGGTGCTGGCGGGGCATTCGCACAAGCCGCTGAACGAGGTGCGCAATGGGGTTCTCTATCTGAATCCGGGGAGCGCGGGGCCGCGGCGGTTCAAGTTGCCGATTGCGCTGGCGATTCTGG
- a CDS encoding nucleobase:cation symporter-2 family protein, with the protein MSSLENPSAAKDQPDLVYGLEDRPALPIALLAALQHLLAIIVPIVTPGLLICQALGVSPRDTNLIVSMSLVISGIATFVQCKRFGPFGAGLLIVQGTSFNFVGPLIAGGALMVKSGTPVEAVMAAIFGVVMAGSFVEMGVSRILPFVKRLITPLVTGIVVLMIGLTLIKVGLISMGGGFSAMANGTFANGENLMLSGLVLAIIVILNRIPVVWMRSGAIVIALAVGYALAGYLGRLDFTGMHEAPAFQVPVPLHFGLGFSWSLFIPMLVIYLVTSLEAIGDVTATSKISKQPVEGPLWMQRIKGGVLVNGANSLLAGLFNTFPSSVFAQNNGVIQLTGVASRHVGLWIAAMLIVLGLFPSVAGVIQAVPEPVLGGAVMVMFGAVAASGINILAGTHLDRRALLIIAVSLALGLGISQVPEFLAHMPHAIRNVLESGVATGGICALLLNWFLPESDAAKASHNG; encoded by the coding sequence ATGAGCTCCCTCGAGAACCCGTCCGCCGCCAAGGATCAGCCCGATCTGGTCTACGGCCTGGAAGACCGCCCCGCCCTGCCCATTGCCCTGCTCGCGGCACTGCAGCACCTGCTGGCGATCATCGTGCCGATCGTCACCCCCGGCCTGCTGATCTGCCAGGCACTGGGCGTGTCGCCGCGCGACACCAACCTGATCGTGTCGATGTCGCTGGTGATCTCCGGCATCGCCACCTTCGTCCAGTGCAAGCGCTTCGGGCCGTTCGGCGCGGGGCTGCTGATCGTCCAGGGCACCAGCTTCAACTTCGTCGGCCCGCTGATCGCCGGCGGCGCGCTGATGGTGAAGAGCGGCACGCCGGTGGAAGCAGTGATGGCGGCGATCTTCGGTGTGGTCATGGCTGGCTCCTTCGTCGAGATGGGCGTATCGCGCATCCTTCCGTTCGTGAAGCGCCTGATCACCCCGCTGGTCACCGGCATCGTGGTGCTGATGATCGGCCTCACCCTGATCAAGGTCGGCCTGATCAGCATGGGCGGCGGCTTCTCCGCCATGGCCAACGGCACCTTTGCCAACGGCGAGAACCTGATGCTGTCGGGCCTGGTGCTGGCGATCATCGTCATCCTCAACCGCATCCCGGTGGTGTGGATGCGCAGCGGCGCCATCGTCATCGCCCTCGCGGTGGGCTACGCGCTGGCCGGCTACCTGGGCCGCCTGGACTTCACCGGCATGCACGAGGCGCCGGCGTTCCAGGTGCCGGTGCCGCTGCACTTCGGCCTGGGCTTCTCCTGGAGCCTGTTCATCCCGATGCTGGTGATCTACCTGGTCACCTCGCTGGAAGCCATCGGCGACGTCACCGCCACCAGCAAGATATCCAAGCAGCCGGTGGAAGGCCCGCTGTGGATGCAGCGCATCAAGGGCGGCGTGCTGGTGAACGGCGCCAACTCGCTGCTGGCCGGCCTGTTCAACACCTTCCCCAGCTCGGTGTTTGCACAGAACAACGGCGTGATCCAGCTGACCGGCGTCGCCAGCCGCCACGTCGGCCTGTGGATCGCCGCGATGCTCATCGTGCTGGGCCTGTTCCCCAGCGTCGCCGGGGTGATCCAGGCCGTGCCGGAGCCGGTGCTCGGCGGCGCAGTGATGGTGATGTTCGGCGCGGTCGCCGCTTCGGGTATCAACATCCTTGCCGGCACCCATCTGGACCGCCGCGCGCTGCTGATCATCGCCGTCAGCCTGGCGCTGGGCCTGGGCATTTCCCAGGTGCCGGAGTTCCTCGCGCACATGCCCCACGCGATCCGCAACGTGCTGGAATCCGGCGTCGCCACCGGCGGCATCTGCGCGCTGCTGCTGAACTGGTTCCTGCCCGAGTCCGACGCCGCCAAGGCCTCGCACAACGGCTGA